From a region of the Halanaerobium hydrogeniformans genome:
- the cbiT gene encoding precorrin-6Y C5,15-methyltransferase (decarboxylating) subunit CbiT — MSEWKYITAGIPDKDFVRGEVPMTKEEIRAVVISKLRLQKNHIVYDIGAGSGSITVEVALKARTGMIYAVEKKAKAVDLIKKNCNKFKLNNVKIIEKEAPQGFEELPPADRIFIGGSGGFLKEIISHSDKNLKKDGKIILTAITVNTLSTAVSQFEQLNYQIDISNVSVTKTNKVGDYHMFKALNPVYIISAQKEEE; from the coding sequence ATGAGTGAATGGAAGTATATAACTGCCGGCATACCTGATAAAGATTTTGTTCGGGGGGAAGTGCCGATGACTAAAGAAGAAATTCGGGCTGTTGTAATATCAAAATTGCGATTGCAGAAAAACCATATTGTATATGATATTGGTGCTGGAAGTGGCAGCATAACTGTTGAAGTAGCACTTAAAGCAAGAACTGGTATGATTTATGCAGTTGAAAAAAAAGCAAAAGCAGTTGATTTAATAAAAAAGAATTGTAATAAATTTAAGTTAAACAATGTAAAGATAATTGAAAAAGAAGCTCCTCAAGGTTTTGAAGAATTACCACCAGCTGACAGAATTTTTATTGGTGGAAGTGGTGGTTTTTTAAAAGAAATAATATCTCATTCAGATAAAAACTTAAAAAAAGATGGGAAAATTATTTTAACAGCTATAACTGTAAATACACTGAGTACTGCCGTATCTCAATTTGAGCAGCTAAATTATCAAATAGATATTAGCAATGTTTCTGTGACTAAAACCAATAAAGTAGGGGATTATCATATGTTTAAAGCCCTAAATCCAGTCTATATTATAAGTGCTCAAAAGGAGGAAGAATAA
- the cobI gene encoding precorrin-2 C(20)-methyltransferase, whose amino-acid sequence MSAKLYGIGVGAGDPKLLTLKALETLKKVDYIFTPVSAASTESNALNIIDTLFEDSLLQKENKVINLNFEMAKDLKKLKESRLKAAKRINEKLTEDNQVAFITLGDPFLYSTYTYIMKKIQKWQPGVEINTIPGINSIAACTSAQNLPLAEGKENIAIISNLKDEVQLEKIFSIFDTVVILKLSRNFAKVYPVLQKLNLKDKVLIGSKCGLKEEKYTTNIEVLNNEEIDYLTLMIVKRKGI is encoded by the coding sequence ATGTCTGCAAAACTGTACGGAATTGGCGTTGGAGCTGGTGATCCAAAATTATTGACTCTAAAAGCTCTAGAAACTTTAAAAAAAGTTGATTACATATTTACTCCTGTTTCTGCTGCAAGCACAGAGAGTAATGCTTTAAATATTATTGATACTTTATTTGAAGATTCTCTGCTGCAAAAAGAAAATAAAGTTATAAATTTAAATTTTGAAATGGCAAAAGACCTTAAAAAATTAAAAGAATCACGTTTAAAAGCAGCTAAGAGAATTAATGAAAAATTAACAGAGGATAATCAAGTAGCTTTTATAACCCTTGGAGATCCCTTTTTATACAGCACTTATACTTATATAATGAAAAAAATTCAAAAATGGCAGCCTGGAGTAGAAATAAATACAATTCCTGGTATCAATTCTATAGCAGCCTGTACATCTGCTCAAAATCTGCCTCTTGCTGAAGGAAAGGAAAATATAGCTATAATTTCTAATCTAAAAGATGAGGTACAGCTTGAAAAAATATTTTCGATTTTTGATACAGTAGTTATCTTAAAATTAAGCAGAAATTTTGCTAAAGTTTATCCGGTTTTGCAGAAACTTAATTTAAAAGACAAAGTGCTTATTGGCAGCAAATGTGGTTTAAAAGAAGAAAAATACACAACTAATATAGAAGTACTAAATAATGAGGAAATTGACTATTTAACTTTAATGATTGTCAAAAGGAAGGGGATTTAG
- the cbiE gene encoding precorrin-6y C5,15-methyltransferase (decarboxylating) subunit CbiE, whose amino-acid sequence MNKIYVLGIGPGHRDYLTKKAEKIAEAADVLIGGKRALKLFNDPEQQKIKISSELNKIKKYILENYQNKSIAVLVSGDPGLYSLLNYLKRELGSEILEVIAGISSLQIAAAKIKLSWNDLQISSLHGSPENKEIVLGLIRDNPKVGLFTDNRFPPSEIAKYLLEMGIKQKQVYVFENLSYADEKITAGSLKEISQKSFSKLTVMIILDNTEKGESQ is encoded by the coding sequence TTGAATAAAATATATGTACTAGGTATAGGACCAGGACACAGAGATTATTTAACTAAAAAAGCAGAAAAAATAGCAGAAGCAGCTGATGTATTGATCGGAGGTAAAAGAGCCTTAAAACTTTTTAATGATCCTGAACAACAAAAAATCAAAATCAGTTCTGAACTCAATAAAATAAAAAAATATATTTTAGAAAATTATCAAAACAAAAGTATTGCAGTTCTCGTATCTGGAGATCCAGGTCTTTATAGTCTACTTAATTACCTTAAGCGAGAACTTGGGTCTGAAATACTTGAAGTTATAGCAGGCATTAGTTCACTACAGATTGCTGCTGCAAAAATAAAGTTGAGCTGGAATGATTTGCAGATCAGCAGTCTGCATGGTAGTCCGGAAAACAAAGAGATAGTCCTGGGATTAATTAGGGATAATCCTAAGGTTGGACTATTTACTGATAATAGATTTCCTCCTTCAGAAATTGCAAAATACTTGCTGGAAATGGGTATTAAACAGAAACAGGTATATGTATTTGAAAATTTATCCTATGCAGATGAAAAAATAACTGCAGGAAGCTTAAAAGAAATCAGCCAGAAATCATTTTCTAAACTAACAGTGATGATAATTTTAGACAATACAGAAAAAGGTGAATCACAATGA
- the cobM gene encoding precorrin-4 C(11)-methyltransferase, with protein MKVYFIGAGAGDPELITIKGKKAVEDSQIIIYAGSLVNPEILEYNPEADIHNSASLSLEEVISIIKKAAAENKNVARIHTGDPSIYGAIKEQIDLLEKNNIDYQIIPGVSSFLAAAAALSAELTLPEVSQTVILSRQAGRTPVPEKEKLSRLAEHQASMAVFLSVQMIEEVVAELLEGYTHDTPAAVVAKASWPDESIIRGTLADIAYKVKSAGIKKTALIMVGDFLDPEYAKSKLYDKNFAHEYRSAGAEKKAILVVSFGTSYHETREKTIQACERKIAKRFPEYDLKRAFTSQMIINKLQKRDEIIIDNPEIALKKLYEEGYQEVVVQPLHIINGSELHELIRTVKTFKNNFRTLKWGNALLSKTDDYFELAEILKNEIENVQPDQAVVLMGHGSSHAANSDYAALDYVLKERGMENYYVGAVEGYPEIEVVIEQLEKKNYNKVKLAPLMLVAGDHAQNDMAGEANDSWKNILENAGYEVEIQLKGLGEYDGVQNKYTEKLNKLLSE; from the coding sequence ATGAAAGTATATTTTATTGGTGCAGGAGCGGGTGACCCCGAATTAATAACAATTAAGGGTAAAAAGGCGGTAGAAGATTCTCAGATTATAATTTATGCTGGTTCTCTGGTTAATCCTGAAATTTTAGAGTATAATCCTGAAGCAGATATTCATAATAGTGCTTCTTTAAGTCTTGAAGAAGTGATTTCGATAATAAAAAAAGCAGCTGCTGAAAATAAAAATGTGGCCAGAATACATACCGGAGATCCTTCCATTTATGGAGCAATTAAAGAGCAGATAGATTTATTAGAGAAAAACAATATAGATTATCAGATAATCCCAGGTGTTAGTTCCTTTCTTGCAGCAGCAGCAGCATTATCTGCAGAGCTTACTCTACCGGAGGTATCACAGACAGTAATTCTCAGCAGACAGGCTGGAAGAACCCCTGTACCTGAAAAAGAAAAGCTTTCTCGACTTGCTGAACATCAGGCATCAATGGCTGTTTTTTTGAGTGTGCAGATGATAGAAGAAGTGGTTGCTGAACTTTTAGAAGGATATACTCACGATACTCCTGCTGCCGTTGTTGCCAAAGCTTCCTGGCCTGATGAATCGATTATTCGTGGCACTTTAGCAGATATTGCTTACAAAGTAAAATCAGCAGGTATTAAAAAAACTGCTTTAATTATGGTTGGAGATTTTTTAGACCCAGAATATGCAAAATCAAAACTATATGATAAAAACTTTGCCCATGAGTATAGATCTGCAGGAGCTGAAAAAAAAGCTATTCTGGTAGTTAGTTTTGGTACAAGTTATCATGAAACAAGAGAAAAAACTATTCAGGCATGTGAAAGAAAAATAGCAAAACGGTTTCCAGAATATGATCTAAAAAGGGCTTTTACTTCCCAGATGATCATTAATAAATTGCAAAAAAGGGATGAAATAATAATTGATAATCCTGAGATCGCTTTAAAAAAATTGTATGAAGAAGGCTATCAGGAAGTAGTTGTTCAACCACTTCATATTATTAATGGCAGTGAACTACATGAGCTTATTCGGACTGTAAAAACTTTTAAAAATAATTTTAGAACATTGAAATGGGGAAATGCTCTTTTATCTAAAACTGATGATTATTTTGAGCTAGCAGAAATACTAAAAAATGAAATAGAAAATGTTCAGCCAGACCAGGCTGTTGTATTAATGGGACATGGCAGTTCTCATGCGGCTAATTCAGATTATGCTGCCCTAGATTATGTTTTAAAAGAAAGAGGTATGGAAAATTATTATGTTGGAGCTGTAGAAGGTTACCCTGAGATAGAGGTAGTGATTGAACAACTTGAGAAAAAGAATTACAACAAAGTAAAGCTTGCTCCTCTCATGCTTGTAGCTGGAGATCATGCGCAAAATGATATGGCTGGAGAAGCTAATGATAGCTGGAAAAATATTTTAGAAAACGCAGGTTATGAGGTAGAAATACAACTTAAAGGCCTCGGAGAATATGATGGAGTACAAAACAAGTATACAGAAAAGTTAAATAAATTACTTTCAGAATGA